One window of Medicago truncatula cultivar Jemalong A17 chromosome 2, MtrunA17r5.0-ANR, whole genome shotgun sequence genomic DNA carries:
- the LOC11418822 gene encoding uncharacterized protein, protein MEALLSQFTFLSDQSLHDKSFDPSTIEDLMKLFEIESYKAWAAAELEQEREVEEAEDAMQEAEEHLNSAMESAMDEFRRFEEELERISRDEVESLVQTAEKARNMGNLMEKKASIASKKYIEAALNSATASMKSAWKGISSGKVHPS, encoded by the coding sequence atGGAAGCTCTCCTTTCTCAATTCACCTTCCTCTCAGACCAATCTTTACATGACAAGAGCTTCGATCCATCGACGATAGAAGATCTTATGAAACTATTTGAGATAGAATCCTACAAAGCATGGGCTGCTGCAGAGCTTGAACAAGAAAGAGAGGTGGAAGAAGCAGAAGATGCAATGCAAGAAGCCGAGGAACATCTCAACTCCGCGATGGAAAGTGCTATGGATGAATTTAGAAGGTTTGAAGAAGAACTTGAGAGGATTTCAAGAGATGAAGTAGAGAGTTTAGTTCAAACTGCTGAGAAAGCAAGGAATATGGGAAACTTGATGGAAAAAAAAGCTTCTATTGCTTCTAAGAAGTACATTGAAGCTGCACTTAATTCAGCCACTGCTTCTATGAAATCTGCTTGGAAAGGAATCTCTTCAGGCAAGGTTCATCCATCTTGA